Proteins from one Falco naumanni isolate bFalNau1 chromosome 10, bFalNau1.pat, whole genome shotgun sequence genomic window:
- the LOC121094745 gene encoding ARL14 effector protein — MDPCSVGVQLQATNECHKTYYTRHTGFKTKQDLSSSDLLLLQLRTGITLSENNTICFHHAKIYIERFEDLQKSCCDPFNIHRKLSKKKLRAIDLDDAAFLSAKFGRQFVPGWKLCPKCTQIINGSVDVEAEDRQRRKLDSDGRTAKALKSLQFANPGRQTELTPETSKREKRRLQTKNASFNSDRQIIPAKSKVYDSQGLLLYSGMDLCDCLDEDCLGCFYACPKCGSNKCGAECRCDRKWLYEQIEIEGGEVIKNKHVG; from the exons ATGGATCCTTGTTCAGTTGGAGTTCAGCTTCAAGCTACCAATGAATGCCATAAGACCTATTATACCCGCCACACTGGCTTCAAGACTAAGCAAGATCTGTCTTCATCTGATCTACTGTTACTTCAGCTTAGGACTGGAATAACCCTTTCAGAGAACAATACAATCTGCTTCCACCATGCAAAAATTTACATTGAAAGATTTGAAGACTTACAAAAATCATGTTGTGATCCTTTTAACATACACAGAAAGctatcaaagaaaaaattacgAGCAATTGACTTAGATGATGCAGCTTTTCTAAGTGCCAAGTTTGGAAGACAGTTTGTACCTGGTTGGAAGCTTTGTCCCAAATGTACGCAGATAATAAATGGAAGCGTGGATGTTGAAGCTGAAGATCgccaaagaagaaaacttgaTTCAGAC GGACGTACAGCTAAGGCTTTAAAGTCTCTGCAGTTTGCTAATCCGGGACGACAGACTGAATTAACTCCTGAGAccagcaaaagggaaaagagaaggctgcaaacaaaaaatgcatCATTTAATTCAGACAG GCAAATTATACCAGCCAAGAGTAAAGTCTACGATAGCCAAGGACTACTTCTTTACAGTGGGATGGACCTCTGTGATTGCCTTGATGAAGATTGCCTGGGATGTTTCTATGCTTGCCCCAAGTGTGGCTCCAACAAGTGCGGAGCTGAATGTCGCTGTGACCGCAAGTGGCTATATGAGCAAATTGAGATAGAAGGAGgagaagtaattaaaaataagcatgttgGTTAG